GGCCTGTCCGCCAAGCCCGACCGGGCCTACTCGCTGTTCGCCCAGGCCGACCTGGTGGAGGAGCTGCTGGCGGCGCGGGGCGTCACCCGGGCGTCGTTGCTGGCCCACGACATGGGCGACACCGTGGCGGCCGAGCTGCTGGTCCGGGCGTCGGTCGAGTGGATGGCGTGCGTGCTCACCAACGGGTCGATCTTCATCGACATGGCCCAGCTGACCGACGGCCAGCAGCTGCTGCTGTCGCTGCCCGACGAGATGACGGCCGGGTCGCTCGGGGCGGAGGGGATGGCCGAAGGGCTGCGGGCGTCGTTCCCGCCGGGCCGCCCGGCGCCCGAGGAGATGGAGGCGATGGTGGCGCTGATCCTGCGCGAGGGCGGCGACCGGCTGCTGCCGCGCATCATCCGCTACGTCGAGGAGCGCCGCGCCCACCAGCCCCGCTGGACCTCCGCCCTGGTCGACTACCCGGGCACGCTGGTGGCGGCCTGGGGCGACCTCGACCCGATCGCGGTGCCGGCGATGCCCGACCACCTCGTCGACCTGCGGGCCGAGGCGGGGCGCGACACCGAGCTCGTCCACTGGCCCGACATCGGCCACTGGCCCTCGGTCGAGGACCCGGACCTGGTGTCCGGCCTCGTCGCTTCGACTCTTCACGTTCTTTGAAGGGTTTCGACCCGCATGGGGTCGAAACCCTTCAAAGACGCAGGTTCAGGATCAGGCCGGCGGGTCGAGGACGAAGCGGGCGGTGTCGGCGGCGGTGCCGGCCTTCACCCGGTCGACCAGGGGCTGGCGCAGCAGCTGCTTCGTCGTCGCGTAGGCCGTGGCGGGGAGCTGACCGAGCCGCCGGGCCTCGGCGATCGCGGCGGCCTCCAGCTCGGCGGCGGGGACGACCCGGTCGAGCCAGCCGACCGCGACGGCGCCCTGCGGGTCGTACAGCTCCGCCAGCAGCGTGCCCTGCAGCAGCGAGCGCGGGGTGAGCCGGTCGCGGGCCAGCTCCATCGCGAACAGCGGCAGCGACATGCCGATGGCGGTCTCGTTGAGGCCGATCTTGGCGGGCACGTCGGCGCCGAACCGCACGTCGCACGCGGACAGCAGCAGCACGCCGGCGGCCAGGGCGTGGCCGGTCGCCGCCGCCACCACCGGCTGCGGGTGGACGAACAGCCGCATCATCAGGTCGCCGCCCGCGCCCATCAGCTTCAGCGCCGAGCTCATGCCGGAGGACATCACCGACAGGTCGAAGCCGGCCGAGAAGGCCTTCCGCCCGCCGA
This portion of the Acidimicrobiales bacterium genome encodes:
- a CDS encoding alpha/beta hydrolase, whose amino-acid sequence is MTLPALVTDWQAQGAIEQVGGHDLFVVDTGSPDAPVLVMLHGFPGSSFDWRHVVAALASRWRIVTLDFLGHGLSAKPDRAYSLFAQADLVEELLAARGVTRASLLAHDMGDTVAAELLVRASVEWMACVLTNGSIFIDMAQLTDGQQLLLSLPDEMTAGSLGAEGMAEGLRASFPPGRPAPEEMEAMVALILREGGDRLLPRIIRYVEERRAHQPRWTSALVDYPGTLVAAWGDLDPIAVPAMPDHLVDLRAEAGRDTELVHWPDIGHWPSVEDPDLVSGLVASTLHVL
- a CDS encoding crotonase/enoyl-CoA hydratase family protein, whose protein sequence is MSDGDGAAVVTTMVEDGVAVVRFDDGKVNALSFDAIAGLDAALDTAAAEASAMVLIGGRKAFSAGFDLSVMSSGMSSALKLMGAGGDLMMRLFVHPQPVVAAATGHALAAGVLLLSACDVRFGADVPAKIGLNETAIGMSLPLFAMELARDRLTPRSLLQGTLLAELYDPQGAVAVGWLDRVVPAAELEAAAIAEARRLGQLPATAYATTKQLLRQPLVDRVKAGTAADTARFVLDPPA